From Pseudomonas hefeiensis, one genomic window encodes:
- a CDS encoding electron transfer flavoprotein subunit alpha/FixB family protein, with protein MTILVIAEHDNKALAPATLNTVAAAAKIGGDIHVLVAGQGVGAVAEAAAKIAGVAKVLSADNAAYSHQLPENVAPLVAELGKGYSHILAAATSNGKNILPRVAAALDVDQISEIISVESADTFKRPIYAGNAIATVQSNAAVKVITVRATGFDPVAAEGGSAAVEAVGAAHDAGISSFVNEELAKSDRPELTAAKIVVSGGRGMQNGDNFKHLYALADKLGAAVGASRAAVDAGFVPNDMQVGQTGKIVAPQLYIAVGISGAIQHLAGMKDSKVIVAINKDEEAPIFQVADYGLVADLFEAIPELEKLV; from the coding sequence ATGACTATCCTCGTAATCGCCGAACACGATAACAAGGCGCTGGCTCCGGCCACGCTGAACACCGTTGCTGCTGCCGCTAAAATCGGTGGCGATATTCACGTGCTGGTTGCCGGCCAGGGCGTTGGCGCCGTGGCTGAAGCCGCTGCGAAAATCGCTGGCGTGGCAAAAGTACTGTCGGCCGACAACGCCGCCTACTCGCACCAACTGCCAGAAAACGTTGCGCCGCTGGTTGCCGAGCTGGGCAAGGGCTACAGCCACATCCTGGCTGCCGCTACCTCCAACGGCAAAAACATCCTGCCGCGCGTTGCCGCTGCGCTGGACGTCGACCAGATCTCCGAGATTATCTCGGTAGAAAGCGCCGACACCTTCAAGCGTCCGATCTACGCCGGCAACGCCATTGCTACCGTGCAGTCCAATGCTGCGGTCAAGGTCATCACCGTACGTGCTACCGGTTTCGACCCGGTTGCCGCCGAAGGTGGCTCGGCTGCCGTTGAAGCGGTAGGCGCTGCCCACGACGCCGGCATCTCCAGCTTCGTCAACGAAGAACTGGCCAAGTCCGATCGTCCGGAACTGACCGCTGCCAAGATCGTCGTTTCCGGCGGGCGTGGCATGCAGAACGGTGACAACTTCAAGCACCTGTACGCCCTGGCCGACAAGCTCGGCGCTGCCGTCGGCGCATCCCGCGCCGCGGTCGACGCAGGTTTCGTCCCCAACGACATGCAGGTCGGCCAGACCGGCAAGATCGTCGCGCCACAGCTGTACATCGCCGTCGGTATTTCCGGCGCGATCCAGCACCTGGCCGGCATGAAAGACTCCAAGGTGATCGTCGCGATCAACAAGGACGAAGAAGCGCCGATCTTCCAGGTGGCCGACTATGGCCTGGTAGCGGACTTGTTCGAAGCCATCCCTGAGCTGGAGAAGCTGGTCTAA
- a CDS encoding substrate-binding periplasmic protein, with amino-acid sequence MDLRRLAGVSLLWALAVVPGQSVAAGKCERLIATGSPDAPPYLWQDPQDPKHLIGASADLLAQVATELGIKIELLYAGKRAQALDEVRSGRMDLLVDAALTISELETLDYVHPPLLENDYLVWTRKDSTLVITQPEDLHGHPGALSQKARMTQAFDVFAEQQLSLTRTPNLTEAFQKLLLGEVEYVLAGRYSGLAMTQTLGMANDLQAVPQPLDTPGLFLAVSHNSACNDPWLRGQLAQKMTELAASGLTETVLQRNTERWKTQLQPPVGAPKQ; translated from the coding sequence ATGGATCTTCGCCGTTTGGCTGGCGTGTCGTTGCTGTGGGCGCTGGCCGTTGTGCCAGGTCAGTCTGTCGCCGCCGGCAAATGTGAACGCCTGATCGCCACCGGTAGCCCGGATGCGCCGCCCTACTTGTGGCAAGACCCCCAGGATCCCAAGCACCTGATTGGCGCCAGTGCCGACCTGCTGGCGCAAGTGGCGACAGAGCTGGGGATCAAGATTGAACTGCTCTATGCCGGCAAGCGCGCCCAGGCACTGGACGAAGTGCGCAGCGGACGCATGGACCTGCTCGTCGACGCGGCGCTGACCATCAGCGAGCTTGAAACCCTGGACTATGTTCATCCGCCCTTGCTGGAAAACGATTACCTGGTCTGGACCCGCAAGGATTCGACACTGGTCATCACTCAGCCCGAGGACCTTCATGGTCATCCTGGGGCATTGTCGCAAAAGGCGCGAATGACCCAGGCATTTGACGTGTTTGCCGAACAACAATTGTCCCTGACCCGTACCCCCAACCTGACTGAAGCCTTTCAGAAACTGCTGCTGGGGGAGGTGGAGTATGTCCTGGCAGGGCGCTACTCGGGCTTGGCGATGACTCAGACATTGGGCATGGCCAACGACCTGCAGGCGGTGCCGCAACCGCTGGATACTCCGGGGCTGTTCCTCGCGGTTTCCCATAACTCCGCTTGCAATGACCCATGGTTGCGCGGACAGCTGGCGCAAAAGATGACAGAATTGGCCGCGTCCGGCCTGACGGAGACTGTGTTGCAGCGCAATACCGAGCGTTGGAAAACACAGTTGCAGCCACCTGTCGGTGCCCCAAAACAGTAG
- a CDS encoding DUF4398 domain-containing protein has protein sequence MTIRPLFAALAVLALAGCAADPAPNEQIRLTEQALEQARAVGATSEEVPELKLAEEKFARARSNMADESFKKARMRAEQAELDARLAEAKVLTLKSEEHLNVLNTRIERLRKQLRDDAQ, from the coding sequence GTGACTATTCGACCTCTTTTCGCTGCCCTGGCCGTTTTGGCTCTGGCGGGTTGCGCAGCCGATCCGGCGCCGAATGAACAGATCCGCCTGACCGAACAGGCCCTGGAGCAAGCCCGGGCCGTGGGCGCCACATCCGAAGAAGTGCCCGAGTTGAAACTCGCCGAAGAAAAGTTTGCCCGCGCCAGGTCCAACATGGCCGACGAGTCGTTCAAGAAGGCCCGCATGCGCGCCGAGCAAGCCGAACTGGATGCACGCCTGGCCGAAGCGAAGGTGCTGACCCTCAAGAGCGAGGAACACCTGAACGTGCTCAACACCCGCATCGAGCGTTTGCGCAAACAGCTGAGGGATGATGCCCAATGA
- a CDS encoding OmpA family protein — MKQSQVFGGLILAGLASLYGCAGQRSEVALEKAGTDFQKVKEDSNVLRAAPKDVIRASESLARADRLSSYWGSGGDVLHYAYLSQRYSAIAREHSNQVLNEERAAKLELERQRLQLALRESKLLSVQQQGKWLEEQIMAMATTQTDRGLVMTLGDVLFDTGQAQLKNSANRVVLKIVQFLQLNPKRVVRIEGYTDSTGGKQENLKLSRNRAQAVADVLVDLGIDEKRIQVEGYGDEFPVDVNASERGRAQNRRVEIVFSDEKGQLGATR, encoded by the coding sequence ATGAAGCAGTCCCAAGTATTTGGCGGCCTGATCCTCGCAGGCCTGGCCAGCTTGTACGGTTGCGCGGGTCAGCGCAGCGAGGTGGCGCTGGAAAAGGCGGGTACCGACTTCCAGAAGGTCAAAGAAGATTCCAATGTATTACGTGCCGCGCCCAAGGACGTGATCCGCGCCAGCGAGTCCCTGGCCCGGGCCGATCGCTTGTCCAGCTACTGGGGCAGCGGCGGGGACGTACTGCATTACGCCTACCTGAGCCAGCGCTACAGTGCGATTGCTCGGGAGCACAGCAACCAGGTGCTCAACGAAGAGCGCGCAGCAAAGCTCGAGCTGGAACGCCAGCGCCTGCAACTGGCCCTGCGCGAGTCCAAGCTGCTGAGCGTCCAGCAACAGGGCAAGTGGCTGGAAGAGCAGATCATGGCGATGGCGACCACCCAGACCGATCGCGGCCTGGTGATGACGCTCGGTGACGTGCTGTTCGACACTGGCCAAGCGCAGTTGAAGAACTCGGCTAACCGGGTTGTGCTCAAGATTGTGCAATTCTTGCAGCTCAACCCCAAGCGCGTGGTGCGTATCGAAGGTTACACCGACAGCACTGGCGGCAAGCAGGAGAACCTCAAGCTGTCCCGTAACCGTGCCCAGGCGGTGGCGGACGTGCTGGTGGACTTGGGGATCGACGAAAAGCGTATTCAGGTCGAAGGCTACGGTGATGAGTTCCCGGTCGACGTCAACGCTTCCGAGCGTGGTCGGGCACAGAACCGTCGGGTTGAAATTGTGTTCTCCGACGAGAAAGGCCAGCTCGGCGCCACCCGCTAA